A window of the Acidobacteriota bacterium genome harbors these coding sequences:
- the hflK gene encoding FtsH protease activity modulator HflK — MIPPLGHTFHLDEGAVFRWRFAGLVLGGLLLVAYWQEWVVSPFPWDLGIVLTFLYGYSTFHRAFQDVISRRISADQAVTLAALAALYVGEYLAAAEVVYIMLVGETLEAYASQRFHTDLTQLLSMLPQEAHRWGDDGEERVALGELRPEDRVVVYPGERVPVDGIILEGESLLDESSITGESVPRERSVRDQVYAGSVNQTARLLVRARQVGETTVLNRIVELVRQARESKAPIQRTADRYAQWFLPLVLGIAVLCYVVTGDWMRSVAILIVACPCAMVLATPAAVLATISALARKGIVVRGGVQIEELSKIDCFAFDKTGTLTRGRPELVRVIPFGEFRPDAILGWAASLEFFSEHLLAKAIREAAESRGLDVSPGESVQRHAGLGLEGTLPSTGDEAGPTVLVGSARFLEQQGVALSKPERDVLDQAASEGGIAVLVGWEERAAGVLLLQDQPRQEASRAVAELRELGIRKSLLLTGDNEKAALRVGREVGIAQVHAGLLPEEKLAHLEDLKLQGLRVAMVGDGVNDSPSLAAAHVGIAMGDTGTDIAAEASGVVLVGDGGLDRLKPLIRMSRRAVKTIHDNIFWFGLVFNLAAVMAAFWGYLSAVGAAVVHQGSSFLVLMNSLKLLDRRPSELLPHRLRHRLHHLGHRYHHFRHDVHHLQHDVLHWLHHRNPAHLFRHSLHWAGHRKGSLLRWAGAAAVLAYLLSGIRILAPEEVGVVQRLGRLVEGSLGSGLHYVAPWPVETLHRLRPAQVRTVELGFRISDSAAEVEGGPAAYEWNIQHRQGRYLRREDEALMLTGDEYLVEVNAVVHYTIADFHQYLFASSSLESTLQFLCESALRQVAATMELDRILALDRRTIESAAMEMVRSEAERLGLGVRVQAFQLQDVHPALEVVGAFRDVASALEQKSRMINEAHAYANERVPIAAGEAQGRQIQARAYAVSRVQRSEGESRRFDLRYGAYRLSPETTRIRVYLEAVEAGLAGKKKYILDQSSGRRKMLLFRNSVFNLGNLEKAVSASGR; from the coding sequence ATGATCCCTCCCCTCGGACACACGTTCCATCTGGACGAAGGGGCCGTCTTCCGCTGGCGCTTTGCGGGACTGGTCCTGGGCGGCCTGCTCCTGGTGGCCTACTGGCAGGAGTGGGTCGTTTCGCCTTTCCCCTGGGACCTGGGCATCGTCCTGACCTTCCTCTACGGGTACAGCACCTTCCACCGGGCGTTCCAGGACGTGATCTCCCGGCGGATCAGCGCCGATCAGGCGGTGACTCTGGCGGCTCTGGCCGCCCTCTACGTGGGCGAGTACCTGGCCGCCGCCGAGGTGGTCTACATCATGCTCGTGGGCGAGACGTTGGAAGCCTACGCCTCCCAAAGGTTCCACACCGACCTGACGCAGCTTCTCTCGATGTTGCCCCAGGAGGCCCACCGCTGGGGAGACGACGGCGAGGAACGGGTGGCTCTGGGAGAACTCCGGCCGGAGGACCGGGTGGTGGTCTATCCCGGCGAGAGGGTCCCGGTGGACGGCATCATCCTGGAAGGGGAGTCGCTCCTGGACGAGAGCTCCATCACGGGCGAGTCGGTGCCCCGGGAGCGGTCGGTCCGCGACCAGGTCTATGCCGGCAGCGTGAACCAGACCGCCCGGCTCCTGGTCCGCGCCCGCCAGGTGGGCGAAACCACGGTGTTGAACCGGATCGTGGAGCTGGTGCGCCAGGCCCGGGAGAGCAAGGCTCCCATCCAGCGGACCGCGGACCGCTACGCCCAATGGTTCCTGCCCCTGGTGCTGGGAATCGCGGTTCTCTGTTACGTGGTGACGGGCGACTGGATGCGCTCCGTGGCGATCCTCATCGTGGCCTGTCCCTGCGCCATGGTCCTGGCCACGCCGGCGGCGGTGCTGGCCACCATCAGCGCCCTGGCCCGGAAGGGGATCGTCGTTCGGGGCGGGGTCCAGATCGAGGAGCTCTCCAAGATCGACTGCTTCGCCTTCGACAAGACCGGCACCCTCACCCGGGGCCGGCCCGAGCTGGTCCGGGTGATTCCCTTCGGAGAGTTCCGTCCCGATGCGATCCTGGGTTGGGCGGCCTCCCTGGAATTCTTCTCCGAGCATCTGCTGGCCAAGGCCATTCGGGAGGCGGCCGAGAGCCGCGGGCTCGACGTCTCGCCCGGGGAGTCGGTCCAAAGGCACGCGGGTCTGGGACTGGAAGGAACGCTGCCTTCCACCGGCGATGAGGCGGGTCCGACCGTACTCGTCGGCAGCGCCCGCTTCCTGGAACAGCAGGGAGTCGCCCTTTCCAAGCCGGAGCGGGACGTCCTGGATCAGGCCGCGTCCGAAGGAGGCATCGCCGTCCTGGTGGGATGGGAAGAGCGGGCCGCCGGCGTCCTCCTCCTGCAGGATCAGCCCCGGCAAGAGGCAAGCCGGGCGGTGGCCGAGTTGCGCGAATTGGGGATCCGGAAGTCTCTGCTCTTGACGGGAGACAACGAAAAGGCGGCCCTTCGGGTGGGCCGGGAGGTGGGGATCGCCCAGGTGCATGCCGGCCTGCTTCCCGAGGAGAAGCTGGCCCACCTGGAGGATCTCAAGCTCCAGGGCCTCCGGGTGGCCATGGTGGGAGACGGCGTCAACGACTCGCCATCCCTGGCCGCCGCCCACGTCGGCATCGCCATGGGGGACACGGGGACCGACATCGCAGCCGAAGCGTCGGGGGTGGTTCTGGTCGGGGATGGGGGGCTCGACCGCCTGAAACCGTTGATCCGCATGAGCCGCCGCGCCGTCAAGACCATTCACGACAACATCTTCTGGTTCGGTCTGGTCTTCAACCTGGCCGCGGTCATGGCCGCCTTCTGGGGGTACCTGAGCGCCGTGGGCGCCGCCGTTGTCCACCAGGGTTCCTCGTTCCTGGTCCTGATGAATTCCCTCAAGCTGCTGGATCGCCGGCCGTCGGAGCTTCTTCCCCACCGGCTTCGCCACCGGTTGCACCACCTGGGCCACCGGTACCACCACTTCCGCCACGACGTCCACCATCTCCAGCACGATGTGCTCCATTGGTTGCACCATCGGAATCCGGCCCATCTCTTCAGGCACTCCCTTCACTGGGCAGGCCATCGCAAAGGGTCCCTGCTGCGTTGGGCCGGGGCGGCTGCCGTCCTGGCGTACCTGCTCTCCGGGATCCGGATCCTGGCGCCCGAAGAGGTGGGAGTGGTCCAGCGACTGGGCCGGCTGGTCGAGGGTTCATTGGGATCGGGCCTTCACTACGTGGCGCCTTGGCCCGTGGAGACCCTCCACCGGCTCCGGCCGGCGCAGGTACGCACCGTGGAGCTGGGTTTCCGGATCTCCGACTCGGCGGCCGAGGTCGAAGGGGGGCCGGCCGCCTACGAGTGGAACATTCAGCATCGGCAGGGACGCTATCTGCGGAGGGAAGACGAGGCGCTCATGCTCACGGGAGACGAGTACCTGGTGGAGGTGAACGCGGTCGTCCACTACACCATCGCCGACTTCCATCAATACCTCTTCGCCAGCTCGAGCCTGGAATCCACCTTGCAGTTCCTGTGCGAGAGCGCCTTGCGCCAGGTGGCGGCCACCATGGAGCTGGACCGGATTCTGGCCCTCGACCGGCGCACCATCGAGAGCGCGGCGATGGAAATGGTCCGATCGGAGGCGGAACGTCTGGGCTTGGGCGTTCGAGTCCAGGCCTTCCAGCTCCAGGACGTTCATCCCGCGCTGGAGGTGGTGGGGGCGTTCCGGGACGTGGCCAGCGCCTTGGAGCAGAAGAGCCGCATGATCAACGAGGCTCATGCCTACGCCAACGAGCGGGTCCCCATCGCGGCGGGTGAGGCCCAGGGGCGCCAGATCCAGGCCCGGGCCTATGCGGTCTCCCGGGTCCAACGTTCCGAAGGCGAGTCCCGCCGCTTCGATCTGCGCTACGGCGCGTATCGCCTGTCGCCCGAGACGACCCGGATCCGTGTCTACCTGGAGGCGGTCGAGGCGGGTTTGGCAGGGAAAAAGAAGTACATCCTGGACCAGAGCTCGGGACGCCGGAAGATGCTGCTGTTCCGTAACTCGGTGTTCAATTTGGGAAACCTGGAGAAGGCGGTCTCCGCCAGTGGGAGATGA
- a CDS encoding YdeI/OmpD-associated family protein, producing MTFFGPGSGGDRPPTHSHRRTTSSDNPRFFPTPADLRAWFVEHHDTAAELWVGYYKKATGLPSITWPESVDEALCFGWIDGIRKSVDDESYKIRFTPRRKSSRWSARNLGRMKDLIEAGLVTGAGLAAYRARDPENEKRAAYEQGEVSLPPAYERQLRAVPAAWKYWDEERPWYRRQVTWWVVSAKREETRLRRLAILIDSCARGDVVPPMRAAARRRK from the coding sequence TTGACATTCTTCGGGCCAGGTAGCGGCGGCGACAGGCCTCCGACCCACTCTCACCGCCGAACCACATCGAGTGACAACCCGCGCTTCTTCCCCACCCCGGCCGATCTGCGCGCCTGGTTCGTGGAGCACCACGACACCGCCGCCGAGTTGTGGGTCGGCTACTACAAGAAGGCCACCGGACTGCCCAGCATCACCTGGCCCGAGTCGGTGGACGAAGCGCTCTGCTTCGGCTGGATCGATGGAATCAGGAAGTCCGTCGACGACGAGAGCTACAAGATACGTTTCACCCCGCGCAGGAAGAGCAGCCGCTGGAGCGCCCGCAACCTCGGCCGCATGAAGGACCTGATCGAGGCGGGGCTGGTCACCGGAGCGGGGTTGGCCGCCTACCGGGCCCGCGACCCCGAGAACGAGAAGCGTGCGGCGTACGAACAGGGCGAAGTCAGCCTGCCGCCCGCGTATGAGCGGCAGCTCAGGGCCGTGCCCGCTGCGTGGAAGTACTGGGACGAGGAACGGCCCTGGTACCGCAGGCAGGTCACTTGGTGGGTGGTGAGCGCGAAACGCGAAGAAACCCGCCTGCGCCGCCTGGCGATTCTGATCGATTCCTGCGCCAGGGGCGACGTGGTCCCGCCGATGCGCGCGGCGGCGCGGAGGAGGAAATAG
- a CDS encoding DUF1501 domain-containing protein: protein MISNNCQGAVQVGTRREFLKASSFGFGSLALGGLLEREGRLLASNDGRVSPLASKEPHFPAQAKSVIFLFMQGGLSQVDSFDPKPALARYDGQPLPSSFRTDLELAQINPYESKLMASRRTFKQRGRSGIEISDLFEGLARHADDMAVIRSCYHESFIHGPALTYLHTGSLQLGSPSMGSWILYGLGSETDNLPSYIVMTDSIFRSSTSNFSTGFLPAIYQGTLINTEGQPFQNLKPPSRMDLDRQRALLQRIEGWNRNHLETRPGDSRLEARIRNYELAFRMQMAAPELIDLSGEPEHVKRMYGLDRDQTRKFGRMCLLARRMVERGVRFVHLYSGGWDAHGECDKNHMKNSWKTDQPMAALLEDLKQRGLLESTLVISTGEFGRTPVMQGKEGRDHNPFGFSAWMAGGGVRGGQAIGATDDLGFVAVEDKMHVNDLHASMLGLMGLDHRRLTYFFQGLDRRLSGVGEAGEAGEDLYRKLTGRSIGHSS from the coding sequence GTGATTTCCAATAATTGCCAGGGCGCCGTTCAGGTCGGTACGAGGCGAGAGTTTCTGAAGGCATCCTCCTTCGGTTTCGGCTCCCTCGCTCTGGGCGGCCTCTTGGAGCGGGAGGGCCGGCTTCTGGCCTCCAACGACGGTCGTGTTTCGCCCTTGGCTTCCAAGGAACCCCATTTTCCGGCCCAGGCCAAGAGCGTCATCTTCCTGTTCATGCAGGGCGGCTTGAGCCAAGTGGACAGTTTCGACCCCAAACCGGCTCTGGCGCGGTACGACGGACAACCGCTGCCCTCCAGTTTCCGCACCGATCTGGAGCTGGCCCAGATCAACCCCTACGAGTCCAAGCTCATGGCCAGCCGCCGCACCTTCAAGCAGAGGGGCCGGTCCGGCATCGAGATCTCGGATCTCTTCGAAGGGCTCGCCAGGCATGCCGACGACATGGCCGTCATCCGATCCTGTTACCACGAGTCGTTCATCCACGGTCCCGCCCTCACCTACCTGCACACCGGAAGCCTGCAGTTGGGGAGTCCCAGCATGGGTTCCTGGATCCTTTACGGGCTGGGGAGCGAGACGGACAACCTCCCCTCCTACATCGTGATGACCGACAGCATCTTCCGGTCCAGCACTTCCAATTTCAGCACCGGCTTCCTTCCGGCCATCTACCAGGGGACGCTCATCAACACCGAGGGCCAGCCCTTTCAGAACCTGAAGCCCCCGTCCCGGATGGACCTGGACCGGCAGCGCGCCCTGCTCCAGCGGATCGAAGGCTGGAACCGGAACCATCTCGAGACCCGTCCCGGAGACAGCCGCCTGGAGGCCAGAATCCGAAACTACGAGTTGGCGTTCCGGATGCAGATGGCGGCGCCCGAACTCATCGATCTTTCCGGGGAACCGGAGCACGTGAAGCGGATGTACGGCCTGGATCGGGATCAGACCCGCAAGTTCGGCCGCATGTGCCTGCTGGCGCGGCGAATGGTGGAGAGGGGCGTCCGCTTCGTGCATCTTTACAGCGGCGGTTGGGACGCTCACGGCGAGTGCGACAAGAACCACATGAAGAACTCGTGGAAGACGGACCAGCCCATGGCCGCTCTGCTGGAAGACCTCAAACAGCGGGGCCTGCTGGAGAGCACTCTGGTCATCTCCACGGGCGAGTTCGGCCGAACTCCGGTCATGCAGGGCAAGGAGGGACGCGACCACAATCCCTTCGGTTTCAGCGCCTGGATGGCGGGAGGCGGTGTTCGCGGCGGCCAGGCCATCGGCGCTACCGACGATCTGGGTTTCGTGGCCGTGGAAGACAAGATGCACGTCAACGACCTCCATGCCTCCATGCTGGGATTGATGGGCCTGGACCACCGCCGCCTGACCTACTTCTTCCAGGGGCTGGACCGGCGCCTCAGTGGAGTCGGCGAAGCAGGCGAGGCCGGCGAGGACCTGTACCGGAAGCTGACTGGGAGGTCCATTGGCCATTCGTCCTGA
- a CDS encoding protease modulator HflC, protein MIRSKVFWIVVLLILAYRSLFTVNEEEMVLVTQFGRPVAEYKEAGLRFKWFFQGLTRIDKRLHLYNPRPSEYLTRDKKNLLVETYVIWQVQEPLRYLRAVGDRSGAEMRLHDIVWSSVSADLGRTELSELVATDPEQVRLEPLMEKLTRECDEVSRQRYGIRIASVDVKRINLPTQNRESVYARMRAERDRIAKKYRAEGEEEARKIRAEADRQAEELLSAAYKQTEIIRGEADAQAARIYGRAYSRDPEFYQMVRTLEAYQRILDDKTTAVLSADSELLKLLTEGRNGRLAR, encoded by the coding sequence GTGATCCGAAGCAAGGTCTTCTGGATCGTGGTCCTGTTGATTCTGGCGTACCGGAGCCTGTTCACGGTGAACGAGGAGGAGATGGTCCTGGTGACCCAGTTCGGACGCCCCGTTGCCGAGTACAAGGAGGCGGGACTCCGGTTCAAATGGTTCTTCCAGGGGCTCACGCGCATCGACAAACGGTTGCATCTCTACAATCCCCGGCCTTCCGAGTATCTGACCCGGGACAAGAAGAATCTCCTGGTGGAGACCTACGTGATCTGGCAGGTCCAGGAGCCGCTCCGGTATCTGCGGGCCGTCGGGGATCGCTCCGGGGCCGAGATGCGCCTGCACGACATCGTGTGGTCGTCGGTCTCCGCCGATCTGGGCCGGACCGAGCTCTCCGAGCTGGTGGCCACGGACCCGGAACAGGTGCGCCTGGAACCCTTGATGGAGAAACTCACGCGCGAGTGCGATGAAGTCTCCCGCCAACGTTACGGAATTCGGATCGCGTCGGTGGACGTGAAGCGGATCAACCTCCCCACCCAGAACCGGGAGAGCGTCTATGCCCGGATGCGGGCGGAACGGGACCGCATCGCCAAGAAATACCGGGCTGAAGGAGAGGAGGAGGCCCGCAAGATCCGGGCCGAGGCGGACCGCCAGGCCGAGGAACTGCTGTCGGCAGCCTACAAGCAGACGGAGATCATCCGGGGCGAGGCGGACGCGCAGGCCGCCCGGATCTACGGAAGGGCCTATTCGCGGGATCCCGAGTTCTACCAGATGGTCAGGACGCTGGAAGCGTACCAGCGGATCCTGGACGACAAGACCACCGCGGTCCTCTCGGCCGACTCGGAGTTGCTCAAGTTGCTGACCGAAGGGCGGAACGGAAGGTTGGCCCGGTGA
- a CDS encoding CehA/McbA family metallohydrolase — protein sequence MNRRPWAQLAILSVLLPASLPAQSEVPFFNPYGLTEDTLDGLQIRDSRHRLFVEFFSAMLLNQRVDREAAFAVYGQVRPLTLLQRNVYGDQAVLAAANVRAQISAGLWNLSSPELLKVDVAPPVVLVRPARLQFTRGLENRALVLVRNRSQVGQNVSLEPAEGPLYFRPRQVRLAPGEVHPVIVRVWGEDGESLELNVRSGRRLLRVSLPLAWNPACRLQIRVLDESGRHVPARVEVVGSDGLGRAPSGTYLRYTPMRADAYFHTRGISSLVLPAGKARIRVARGFEHRYQERTVDLQPAGPGALEFRLERFHDAAARGWYSGDIHIHPNLVHKTMDQVINPADIRLQTVAEDLNVANLLVCNSQGAVLYDRQHFTGAPHPLSTSRHILYWSQELRPALYGHIGVLNLKRFLEPPYNGFPASFYPFDYPSNATAVREVRKEGAAVFYVHPSLGRQRWIPVDAALGTVDGMEILGLSNTHSTNTLYRLLLDCGWRLSAVAGTDAFNNVRRHKVLGGDRVYAYTGDKLSYEDWVRALQQGRTFVSNGPLLYFRVQGRLPGSEIALDEPGPVELELEAYSQIPMEKVEILFNSEVLQQIPLINGTKLNHRGTIRVPSSGWMAARIWGKEHPLVVNNPELFAHTTPVYLTVGGRPYADPEALEFFLERFREMRRTSLAGGSFESLHQQREVLGQLAEAEKIYRERLKWSRKPPADAADSGP from the coding sequence TTGAATCGGCGGCCCTGGGCTCAACTCGCGATTCTGTCGGTCCTTCTGCCGGCGAGTCTTCCGGCTCAGTCGGAAGTGCCGTTCTTCAATCCCTACGGGCTGACCGAAGACACCCTCGACGGCCTCCAAATCCGGGACTCCCGTCATCGGCTCTTCGTCGAGTTCTTCTCGGCAATGCTTCTGAATCAGAGGGTGGATCGAGAGGCGGCCTTCGCCGTCTACGGTCAGGTCCGGCCCCTCACCCTTCTGCAGAGGAACGTCTACGGCGACCAGGCCGTCTTGGCGGCGGCCAACGTGAGGGCTCAAATCAGCGCGGGTCTTTGGAACCTCTCTTCTCCGGAGCTGCTCAAGGTCGATGTGGCCCCGCCGGTGGTCCTGGTCCGGCCGGCGCGCCTGCAGTTCACCCGGGGATTGGAGAATCGGGCGTTGGTCCTGGTTCGGAATCGATCCCAAGTCGGGCAGAACGTGAGCCTGGAACCGGCGGAGGGTCCGTTGTATTTCCGGCCCCGGCAAGTCCGGTTGGCCCCCGGGGAGGTCCATCCCGTCATCGTCCGAGTCTGGGGTGAGGACGGAGAGAGCCTGGAACTCAATGTCCGATCCGGACGCCGGCTTCTTCGGGTGAGTCTTCCCCTGGCTTGGAATCCCGCCTGTCGTCTCCAGATCCGGGTCCTGGACGAGTCCGGCCGGCATGTCCCGGCCCGGGTGGAGGTGGTCGGTTCCGACGGCCTGGGACGGGCCCCCTCGGGAACCTATCTCCGCTACACGCCAATGCGGGCGGACGCCTACTTCCACACGCGAGGAATCAGCAGTCTGGTCCTGCCGGCGGGAAAGGCCCGAATCCGTGTCGCGAGGGGATTCGAGCACCGCTACCAGGAACGAACCGTCGACCTGCAGCCCGCCGGCCCCGGCGCACTGGAATTTCGCTTGGAGCGCTTCCACGACGCCGCCGCCCGCGGCTGGTACTCGGGAGACATCCACATCCACCCCAACCTGGTCCACAAGACCATGGACCAGGTCATCAATCCCGCCGACATCCGCCTCCAGACGGTGGCGGAGGACCTGAATGTTGCCAACCTCCTGGTCTGCAATTCGCAGGGCGCGGTCCTCTACGATCGGCAGCACTTCACCGGCGCTCCCCACCCCCTGAGCACATCGCGGCACATCCTCTACTGGAGCCAGGAGCTCCGTCCGGCCCTCTACGGCCACATCGGCGTCCTGAACCTGAAACGCTTTCTGGAGCCCCCCTACAACGGATTTCCCGCCAGCTTCTACCCGTTCGACTACCCGTCCAACGCCACCGCCGTCAGGGAAGTTCGCAAGGAAGGGGCCGCCGTCTTCTACGTCCACCCTTCCCTGGGCCGGCAGCGCTGGATCCCGGTGGACGCCGCGCTCGGGACCGTCGACGGCATGGAGATCCTCGGCTTGTCCAACACCCATAGCACCAACACCCTGTATCGACTGCTGCTCGACTGCGGTTGGCGCCTCAGCGCCGTGGCCGGCACCGACGCCTTCAACAACGTCCGCCGGCACAAGGTCCTGGGCGGGGATCGCGTCTACGCCTACACCGGGGACAAGCTGTCTTACGAGGACTGGGTTCGCGCACTGCAGCAGGGGCGGACGTTCGTCAGCAACGGGCCTCTGCTTTACTTCCGGGTCCAGGGCCGGCTTCCCGGAAGCGAGATCGCCCTGGACGAACCCGGACCTGTGGAGTTGGAGTTGGAGGCTTATTCCCAGATCCCCATGGAGAAGGTGGAAATCCTCTTCAACAGCGAGGTCCTGCAGCAGATTCCCCTGATAAACGGCACCAAATTGAATCATCGGGGGACGATCCGGGTTCCGTCCAGCGGCTGGATGGCTGCCCGGATTTGGGGAAAAGAGCATCCATTGGTGGTCAACAATCCCGAACTCTTCGCCCATACAACGCCGGTCTATCTCACGGTGGGAGGGCGGCCCTACGCCGATCCCGAAGCCCTCGAATTTTTCCTGGAGAGGTTCCGGGAAATGCGCCGGACCTCCCTCGCCGGCGGCTCTTTCGAGAGCCTCCATCAGCAGCGCGAGGTTCTGGGCCAGTTGGCGGAAGCGGAGAAGATCTACCGGGAGCGGCTGAAATGGTCCCGCAAACCTCCTGCCGACGCTGCGGACTCCGGTCCATGA
- a CDS encoding PSD1 and planctomycete cytochrome C domain-containing protein gives MTHWHPISVPSGRCLRVAVAAATLSWGAAWPSSSVSRPADRASEILKHECLSCHGSIRASGLDLRSREGMLRGGNRGPAVDPGRPDSSLLYQAVAHAGDLAMPPGEKRLPDRDVETLKAWIEAGASWPDSAGDDGGGPAWWSFRPPVRPEPPQVPGAAHRVRNPIDNFVLARLHAQRLKPAPEAARPELVRRVYVDLIGLPPTPEQVESFLRDESPKAFEKLVDQLLESPAYGERWARHWLDVVRYADSGGFETDEYYPNAWRYRDYVIKSFNEDKPYDRFIQEQIAADELWPDNLDLYDTSYAIRPEKVAHMEARVATSLYGFGPSIGESTLDAPKLRYERLTDWVDMTGAAFMGLTLACARCHDHKFDPITQEDYFRMQAIFAPSHPVTLPVVTAMSMFHRNEHYPRTIALDERRRAHEMFEANVRGRLTEEQKAGFSPEARRAYEKPEQERTEEERMLAAPVQDAVADFFNRNTFKLKDHLTPEEKAERSRLLLAIAEKVLEVPVSDGSHAIRWDGFYDTPSATVLGHIQGELIPETRILERGDLDRPGERVGAGLPRILGKGVDFRTNQGHGPRHRKHLALWLTRPDHPLTARVMVNRLWQWHFGRGLVSTSNDFGLQGQPPSHPELLDWLATEFVRQGWSLKAMHRLIVQSSAYRLTSRFDDPRNAAADPDNAYLWRANRRRVEAEVLWDSIHAVAGTLNSKMYGRPFVPPLSEDELAGFRLKWAWTVPADPAEHSRRGIYILSRRNFVFPMFEKFDTPDPAVSCPERSVTTVAPQSLWLLNNDAVFRQALAFAGRLVREGGSEPGQWVDRAWRTALGRPPTGQETRDALETLASAEGERWEELPEGAPPELKTIERNHAQGLTELCLAVFNLNEFLFVD, from the coding sequence GTGACCCATTGGCACCCCATCTCCGTTCCGTCAGGACGCTGCCTCCGGGTGGCCGTGGCCGCAGCGACCCTCAGTTGGGGAGCGGCCTGGCCGAGTTCCTCCGTGTCCCGCCCTGCCGACCGGGCCTCCGAGATCCTCAAGCACGAGTGTCTGAGTTGCCATGGCTCCATCCGCGCCTCGGGCCTGGATCTCCGGTCCCGGGAGGGCATGCTGCGCGGCGGCAACCGCGGTCCGGCGGTGGACCCGGGCCGGCCCGATTCCAGCCTGCTCTACCAGGCCGTCGCCCACGCGGGCGATCTGGCCATGCCTCCTGGAGAGAAACGGCTCCCCGACCGGGACGTGGAGACCCTCAAGGCCTGGATCGAGGCCGGGGCTTCCTGGCCCGACTCCGCCGGCGATGACGGCGGCGGCCCCGCCTGGTGGTCCTTTCGCCCACCGGTCCGCCCCGAGCCTCCCCAAGTCCCCGGGGCAGCGCACCGGGTGCGCAATCCCATCGACAACTTCGTGCTGGCCCGGCTCCATGCCCAGCGCCTGAAACCGGCTCCCGAAGCGGCCCGGCCGGAGCTGGTCCGCAGAGTCTACGTCGACCTGATCGGACTGCCGCCCACCCCGGAACAAGTGGAGTCCTTCCTCCGGGACGAGTCTCCCAAGGCGTTCGAAAAGCTGGTGGACCAGTTGCTGGAGTCGCCCGCCTACGGCGAGCGCTGGGCCCGGCACTGGCTCGACGTGGTCCGGTACGCCGACAGCGGCGGGTTCGAGACGGACGAGTATTATCCCAACGCCTGGCGCTACCGGGACTACGTGATCAAGTCCTTCAACGAAGACAAGCCGTACGACCGCTTCATCCAGGAACAGATCGCGGCGGACGAGCTTTGGCCCGACAACCTGGACCTCTACGACACCAGCTACGCCATTCGCCCCGAAAAGGTGGCCCACATGGAGGCCCGCGTCGCCACCAGCCTCTACGGGTTCGGGCCTTCCATCGGCGAATCCACCCTGGACGCCCCCAAGCTCCGTTACGAGCGCCTGACCGATTGGGTGGACATGACGGGAGCGGCCTTCATGGGCCTGACCCTGGCCTGCGCCCGCTGTCATGACCACAAGTTCGATCCCATCACCCAAGAGGACTACTTCCGGATGCAGGCCATCTTCGCGCCCTCCCATCCGGTGACGCTCCCGGTGGTCACGGCCATGAGCATGTTTCACCGGAACGAGCACTACCCCCGGACCATCGCCCTGGACGAACGGCGCCGGGCCCACGAAATGTTCGAGGCCAATGTCCGGGGCCGTTTGACCGAGGAACAGAAGGCGGGTTTCTCACCGGAGGCGCGCCGGGCCTACGAAAAACCGGAGCAGGAACGGACGGAAGAGGAGCGGATGCTGGCGGCTCCGGTCCAGGACGCCGTGGCGGACTTTTTCAATCGAAATACCTTCAAGCTCAAGGACCACCTGACGCCGGAAGAGAAGGCGGAACGGTCCCGGCTGCTTCTGGCCATCGCCGAGAAGGTCTTGGAGGTCCCCGTCTCCGACGGCTCCCACGCCATCCGATGGGATGGATTTTACGACACGCCCTCGGCCACGGTCCTGGGCCACATCCAGGGAGAGCTGATCCCCGAGACCCGCATTCTGGAGCGGGGCGATCTGGACCGTCCGGGGGAGCGGGTGGGAGCCGGATTGCCCCGGATCCTGGGGAAAGGGGTGGACTTCCGCACCAACCAGGGCCATGGCCCCCGTCACCGGAAACACCTGGCCCTGTGGCTGACTCGTCCCGATCATCCACTGACTGCCCGTGTCATGGTCAACCGCCTCTGGCAGTGGCACTTCGGGCGGGGGCTCGTGTCCACGTCCAACGATTTCGGCCTCCAGGGGCAGCCCCCGTCCCACCCGGAGCTGCTGGACTGGCTCGCCACCGAGTTCGTCCGCCAGGGCTGGAGCCTCAAGGCGATGCACCGGCTGATCGTCCAATCCTCGGCTTACCGGCTCACCAGCCGGTTCGACGACCCTCGCAATGCCGCCGCCGACCCGGACAATGCCTACCTCTGGAGGGCCAATCGGAGACGGGTCGAGGCCGAGGTCCTGTGGGACAGCATTCATGCCGTGGCCGGCACCCTGAACTCCAAGATGTACGGGCGGCCGTTCGTGCCGCCGCTGTCGGAGGATGAACTGGCCGGCTTCCGGCTCAAGTGGGCGTGGACCGTGCCGGCGGATCCCGCAGAGCACAGCCGAAGAGGCATCTACATCCTCTCGCGGCGGAACTTCGTCTTCCCCATGTTCGAGAAATTCGATACTCCCGATCCGGCCGTCAGTTGTCCCGAGCGCTCCGTGACCACCGTGGCCCCCCAGTCCCTCTGGCTCCTCAACAACGATGCCGTCTTCCGGCAGGCCCTGGCCTTTGCCGGGCGCCTGGTCCGGGAAGGGGGTTCCGAGCCGGGCCAGTGGGTGGACCGGGCCTGGCGGACTGCATTGGGACGTCCGCCCACCGGTCAGGAGACCCGGGACGCCCTGGAGACTCTGGCGTCTGCCGAGGGCGAACGGTGGGAGGAGTTGCCGGAGGGCGCTCCCCCGGAGTTGAAAACCATCGAGCGGAACCATGCTCAGGGACTGACGGAACTCTGCCTGGCCGTCTTCAACCTCAATGAGTTTCTCTTTGTTGATTGA